A genomic stretch from Thermomonospora umbrina includes:
- the coxB gene encoding cytochrome c oxidase subunit II, protein MRGRRALSSAGALALLAMTATACSGEASRLGMPEPISEQAERMLQLWQGSWIAAFAVGGLVWGLIIWAVLFHRKRSDDLPPQVRYNLPIEILYTAVPFVIIAVLFYFTARDESYVEKTSDNVAAVIDVHGFQWSWQFDYKESLAANAPTVASVAGVPVQPDAPSKVQVMIPAGQNVRFRLHSNDVIHSFWVPALLYKKDVMPGYVNEFEVKATKLGLYEGRCAELCGVDHSRMLFQLKVVTPQEYQKFIADSKAAGGAK, encoded by the coding sequence GTGCGCGGTCGCCGCGCGTTGTCCAGTGCCGGCGCGCTGGCCCTCCTGGCGATGACCGCCACCGCATGCAGCGGTGAGGCGTCCCGCCTTGGCATGCCCGAGCCGATCAGCGAGCAGGCCGAGCGCATGCTGCAGTTGTGGCAGGGCTCCTGGATCGCGGCGTTCGCCGTGGGCGGCCTCGTCTGGGGTCTGATCATCTGGGCGGTGCTGTTCCACCGCAAGCGCTCCGACGACCTGCCGCCGCAGGTGCGCTACAACCTGCCGATCGAGATCCTCTACACGGCCGTCCCGTTCGTCATCATCGCGGTGCTCTTCTACTTCACCGCACGCGACGAGTCCTATGTCGAGAAGACGAGCGACAACGTGGCCGCGGTGATCGACGTGCACGGCTTCCAGTGGAGCTGGCAGTTCGATTACAAGGAGAGCCTCGCCGCGAACGCGCCCACCGTCGCCTCCGTGGCCGGTGTGCCCGTCCAGCCGGACGCCCCCAGCAAGGTGCAGGTGATGATCCCGGCCGGGCAGAACGTGCGCTTCCGGCTGCACTCCAATGACGTCATCCACTCGTTCTGGGTGCCGGCCCTTCTCTACAAGAAGGACGTCATGCCCGGTTACGTGAACGAGTTCGAGGTGAAGGCGACCAAGCTCGGCCTCTACGAGGGCCGCTGCGCCGAGCTGTGCGGTGTCGACCACAGCCGGATGCTGTTCCAGCTCAAGGTCGTCACACCGCAGGAATACCAGAAGTTCATCGCCGATTCGAAGGCGGCTGGGGGAGCCAAGTGA
- the ctaD gene encoding cytochrome c oxidase subunit I encodes MTTLSHAPSAPLAAARTSKGRLIASWASSTDHKVIGYLYLITSFVMFLIGGVLALLMRAELYKPGLQVVSNEQFNQLFTMHGTIMLLMFATPLFAGFANVIMPLQIGAPDVAFPRMNMLAYWLFLFGSLIVIAGFLTPGGAASFGWFAYAPLSDAVRSPGVGGDMWVMGLAMSGFGTIMGAVNFITTILCMRAPGMTMFRMPIFTWNILLTSILVLLAFPVLAAALLALEADRKFGAHIFDAAHGGALLWQHLFWFFGHPEVYIIALPFFGIVTEILPVFSRKPLFGYVGLVIATISIAGLSATVWAHHMYVTGQVLLPFFSFMTFLIAVPTGVKFFNWVGTIWRGQLTFESPMLWSLGFLVTFLFGGLTGVILASPPMDFQLSDSYFVVAHFHYVVFGTVVFAMFAGFYFWWPKFTGKMLNDTLGKVHFWMLFFGFHGTFLVQHWLGAAGMPRRYADYTPDFTALNQVSTIASLLLGLSLLPFFYNVYITAKKGKKVEVDDPWGYGNSLEWATSCPPPRHNFTSIPRIRSERPAFDLHHPHVGAKGELAGTGTGSEH; translated from the coding sequence GTGACCACGCTCAGCCACGCTCCGAGCGCACCGCTCGCCGCGGCCCGGACGAGCAAGGGACGCCTCATCGCGTCCTGGGCCTCGTCCACCGACCACAAGGTGATCGGTTACCTGTACCTGATCACCTCGTTCGTGATGTTCCTGATCGGCGGTGTGCTGGCCCTGCTGATGCGGGCCGAGTTGTACAAGCCGGGCCTGCAGGTGGTCAGCAACGAGCAGTTCAACCAGTTGTTCACCATGCACGGCACGATCATGCTGCTGATGTTCGCGACCCCGCTGTTCGCGGGCTTCGCCAACGTGATCATGCCGCTGCAGATCGGCGCGCCCGACGTGGCGTTCCCGCGGATGAACATGCTGGCCTACTGGCTGTTCCTGTTCGGCAGCCTGATCGTGATCGCCGGCTTCCTGACGCCGGGCGGCGCGGCCAGCTTCGGCTGGTTCGCCTACGCCCCGCTGTCGGACGCGGTCCGCTCGCCGGGCGTCGGCGGCGACATGTGGGTGATGGGCCTGGCCATGTCGGGCTTCGGCACCATCATGGGCGCGGTCAACTTCATCACCACGATCCTGTGCATGCGGGCCCCCGGCATGACGATGTTCCGGATGCCGATCTTCACCTGGAACATCCTGCTGACCTCGATCCTGGTCCTGCTGGCGTTCCCGGTGCTGGCGGCGGCGCTGCTGGCGCTGGAGGCCGACCGCAAGTTCGGCGCGCACATCTTCGACGCCGCGCACGGCGGGGCGCTGCTGTGGCAACACCTGTTCTGGTTCTTCGGGCATCCCGAGGTGTACATCATCGCCTTGCCCTTCTTCGGCATCGTGACGGAGATCCTGCCGGTGTTCAGCCGCAAGCCGCTGTTCGGCTATGTCGGTCTGGTCATCGCGACCATCTCCATCGCGGGCCTGTCGGCGACGGTGTGGGCGCACCACATGTACGTGACCGGCCAGGTGCTGCTGCCGTTCTTCTCCTTCATGACGTTCCTCATCGCGGTGCCCACCGGGGTGAAGTTCTTCAACTGGGTGGGGACGATCTGGCGAGGGCAGTTGACGTTCGAGTCGCCGATGCTGTGGTCGCTGGGCTTCCTGGTGACGTTCCTGTTCGGCGGGCTGACCGGCGTCATCCTGGCCTCCCCGCCGATGGACTTCCAGTTGTCGGACTCCTACTTCGTGGTGGCGCACTTCCACTACGTGGTGTTCGGCACGGTGGTGTTCGCCATGTTCGCGGGCTTCTACTTCTGGTGGCCGAAGTTCACCGGGAAGATGCTCAACGACACGCTCGGCAAGGTGCACTTCTGGATGCTGTTCTTCGGCTTCCACGGCACCTTCCTGGTGCAGCACTGGCTGGGCGCTGCGGGCATGCCGCGCCGGTACGCCGACTACACCCCGGACTTCACCGCGCTCAACCAGGTGTCCACGATCGCCTCCCTGCTGCTCGGGCTGTCGCTGCTGCCGTTCTTCTACAACGTCTACATCACGGCCAAGAAGGGCAAGAAGGTCGAGGTGGACGACCCCTGGGGCTACGGCAACTCGCTGGAGTGGGCGACGTCCTGCCCGCCGCCGCGGCACAACTTCACCTCGATCCCGCGGATTCGTTCGGAACGTCCCGCGTTCGACCTGCACCACCCGCACGTGGGCGCCAAGGGCGAGCTCGCGGGCACCGGCACCGGATCGGAGCACTGA
- a CDS encoding cytochrome c oxidase subunit 4 translates to MRVQAFMFYGCAVFFLVTDVVYWLWSKDWTGTTALALSVGLAGLIGFYIHFTIRRLEKANAGPLYEDDPEGEIAQAAGEVGFFSPHSWWPLFVALGAASVSLGFVFGWWLVVFGVAATLMSCVGLVFEYYRGHFQH, encoded by the coding sequence ATGCGCGTACAGGCGTTCATGTTCTACGGGTGCGCCGTCTTCTTCCTGGTCACCGACGTCGTCTACTGGCTGTGGTCCAAGGACTGGACGGGCACCACCGCGCTGGCCCTGTCGGTCGGCCTGGCCGGGCTGATCGGCTTCTACATCCACTTCACGATCCGGCGGCTCGAGAAGGCCAACGCCGGGCCGCTGTACGAGGACGACCCCGAGGGGGAGATCGCGCAGGCGGCCGGTGAGGTGGGCTTCTTCAGCCCGCACAGTTGGTGGCCGCTGTTCGTGGCCCTGGGCGCGGCCAGCGTCTCGCTGGGCTTCGTCTTCGGCTGGTGGCTGGTGGTCTTCGGGGTCGCCGCGACGTTGATGAGCTGTGTCGGGCTTGTCTTCGAGTACTACCGGGGCCACTTTCAGCACTGA
- a CDS encoding L,D-transpeptidase: MDVNVRRSEARRFLRPGVALSVAVTLAAGLAGCAEERRPDPAARPVGLTVVPRAPSLTSVPPDSPIEVRAAHGTLQNVTVRARGADVEGVAGGDRSHWRSRWSLTPGTRYDVAATALGADGRTRTVTSTFTTQKVKQAVATTIEAPDRGETVGVGMPIILRFSRKVADRAAVERALEVRSSKRVEGAWHWFDDQSVVFRTHRHWPAHTDVRLIGHLNGVRAVRNGYATKDLDLRFKTGDSHVSVANAKTHRMIVYRNGKRIRNFPISMGRGGILKYTTTNGHHLTMDKGNPVIMDSSTVGCGPGCPDYYRQTVYWSVRISNSGEYAHSAPWSTGSQGHANVSHGCVNMSPSAARWFYNFSLRGDPYRVTGTKRELEPENGWGYWQLSWKKWVAGSALKQALSIGPDGSEPLPQVQAARPPSRKPAPTSSPSAAIPSATPRR; the protein is encoded by the coding sequence GTGGACGTCAACGTCCGGAGATCAGAGGCCCGGCGGTTCCTGCGTCCGGGCGTGGCCCTGTCCGTGGCCGTCACCCTGGCCGCGGGCCTCGCCGGCTGCGCGGAGGAGCGCAGACCGGATCCCGCCGCACGGCCGGTCGGTCTGACCGTGGTGCCGCGGGCGCCGTCCCTCACCTCGGTGCCGCCCGACAGCCCGATCGAGGTCAGGGCGGCCCACGGGACGCTGCAGAACGTCACCGTCCGGGCCCGGGGGGCCGACGTGGAGGGTGTCGCCGGCGGCGACCGGAGCCACTGGCGGTCGCGCTGGTCGCTGACCCCGGGGACCCGGTACGACGTGGCCGCCACCGCGCTGGGCGCGGACGGTCGCACCCGCACGGTGACCAGCACGTTCACCACGCAGAAGGTCAAGCAGGCGGTCGCGACGACGATCGAGGCGCCCGACCGCGGCGAGACCGTCGGCGTCGGGATGCCGATCATCCTGCGGTTCAGCCGGAAGGTCGCCGACCGGGCGGCGGTGGAGCGGGCGTTGGAGGTGCGCTCCAGCAAGCGGGTCGAGGGCGCCTGGCACTGGTTCGACGACCAGAGCGTGGTGTTCCGGACCCACCGGCATTGGCCCGCGCACACCGACGTCAGGTTGATCGGCCACCTCAACGGGGTGCGCGCCGTCCGCAACGGCTATGCGACCAAGGACCTCGATCTGAGGTTCAAGACCGGCGATTCCCATGTCAGCGTGGCCAACGCCAAGACCCACCGCATGATCGTCTACCGGAACGGCAAGCGGATCCGGAACTTCCCGATCAGCATGGGCCGGGGCGGGATCCTCAAGTACACGACCACCAACGGCCACCACCTGACCATGGACAAGGGCAACCCGGTCATCATGGACTCGTCCACGGTCGGCTGCGGGCCCGGCTGCCCGGACTACTACCGGCAGACCGTGTACTGGTCGGTGCGGATCTCCAACAGCGGCGAGTACGCGCACAGCGCCCCCTGGTCGACCGGCTCGCAGGGGCACGCCAACGTCAGCCACGGCTGCGTCAACATGTCCCCGTCGGCGGCCCGCTGGTTCTACAACTTCAGCCTCCGGGGCGACCCTTACCGGGTCACCGGCACCAAACGGGAGCTGGAGCCGGAGAACGGCTGGGGCTACTGGCAACTGAGCTGGAAGAAGTGGGTGGCGGGCAGCGCCCTGAAGCAGGCGCTGTCCATCGGCCCCGACGGCTCCGAGCCGCTCCCGCAGGTGCAGGCGGCCCGCCCGCCCTCGCGGAAGCCGGCCCCCACGTCCTCGCCCTCGGCGGCCATTCCGTCGGCCACGCCCCGTCGCTGA
- a CDS encoding M48 family metallopeptidase produces MNGLRRARTAALITAVALFAAVGVVLLLTTPWESLPGEPPGGAVRPDPTSDFSPAELARSAAFDAALNPPVYLDLVIGLAAVLVLGLTPWGARFLGRCTARVARRPLRLIVAVVALTTLLWAIGLPFDVWRENVLRRYGLSTQTWSTWSVDQLKSLGLRWVMWTVIVLLLFALARRLPRYWWTAAAAGGFALVVAVSFLYPLVVEPVFNTFRPLPAGTLRTDLLRMADRDGVPVKDVLVADASRRTTSLNAYVSGFGSTRRIVVYDTLLKSPPARVESIVAHELGHAKRNDVLYGTLVGALGTSGAVCLLYLVLTSPGLRRRAGLTSEGDAADADARSVALLLAAVVVLTQVSGPVHSLVSRQIEARADAHALALTRDPATFVSMQHELSVRNMSDLRPNPLEYVLWFSHPSGPERIAMARTWARLHGVPEPPARRP; encoded by the coding sequence ATGAACGGCCTCCGGCGGGCCCGTACCGCCGCCCTGATCACCGCGGTGGCGCTGTTCGCGGCCGTCGGCGTCGTCCTCCTGCTCACCACGCCGTGGGAGTCGCTGCCGGGCGAGCCCCCCGGCGGCGCGGTGCGGCCCGATCCCACGTCGGACTTCTCCCCCGCCGAGCTGGCCCGGTCGGCGGCCTTCGACGCGGCGCTCAACCCGCCCGTCTACCTCGACCTGGTCATCGGCCTCGCGGCCGTCCTGGTGCTGGGCCTGACGCCGTGGGGCGCCCGGTTCCTCGGCCGCTGCACCGCCCGGGTGGCCCGGCGACCGCTGCGGCTGATCGTCGCGGTGGTGGCGCTGACGACGCTGCTGTGGGCGATCGGGCTGCCGTTCGACGTCTGGCGCGAGAACGTCCTGCGCCGGTACGGGCTGTCCACGCAGACCTGGTCGACCTGGTCGGTGGACCAGCTCAAGTCGCTCGGGCTCCGCTGGGTGATGTGGACGGTCATCGTGCTGCTGCTGTTCGCGCTCGCCCGCCGCCTCCCCCGCTACTGGTGGACGGCCGCCGCCGCCGGCGGTTTCGCGCTGGTGGTCGCGGTGTCGTTCCTCTACCCGCTGGTCGTGGAGCCGGTGTTCAACACGTTCCGCCCGCTGCCCGCCGGGACGCTGCGCACGGACCTGCTGCGGATGGCCGACCGGGACGGCGTCCCGGTGAAGGACGTGCTGGTCGCCGACGCGTCCCGCCGGACGACCTCCCTCAACGCGTACGTGTCCGGGTTCGGGTCCACGCGTCGCATCGTCGTGTACGACACGCTGCTGAAGTCGCCCCCGGCGCGGGTCGAGTCGATCGTCGCCCACGAGCTGGGCCACGCCAAGCGCAACGACGTGCTCTACGGCACGCTGGTGGGCGCCCTCGGCACGTCCGGGGCCGTGTGCCTGCTGTACCTCGTGCTGACGTCGCCGGGGCTCCGGCGCAGGGCCGGGCTGACGAGCGAGGGCGACGCAGCGGACGCGGACGCGCGTTCCGTCGCCCTGCTGCTGGCCGCCGTCGTCGTCCTGACGCAGGTGAGCGGGCCGGTGCACAGCCTGGTCAGCAGGCAGATCGAGGCCCGCGCCGACGCGCACGCGCTCGCCCTGACCCGCGACCCGGCCACCTTCGTGTCGATGCAGCACGAGCTGTCGGTGCGCAACATGTCGGACCTGCGCCCCAACCCGCTGGAGTACGTCCTGTGGTTCAGCCACCCCAGCGGGCCCGAGCGCATCGCCATGGCCCGCACGTGGGCCCGGCTGCACGGCGTTCCCGAGCCGCCCGCACGCAGGCCCTGA
- a CDS encoding CHAP domain-containing protein: MRRITRITSTFQNKHNAVASALVAGAVATTALTVATQVPSPSAAAAIAEQGAKAPNGARAELLADANAEVKAAKKGEKKAKREGKTLTATKMVKAENIIALAKSQVGHSEDGAGKSKFGRWYAGTERAKETMQRDAGGGSPKIYEDAAWCSMFISWLGDRTGFTDQMGADAWTIEHAEWFKDKGRWGTEPKPGAVVFFDWDGGKSMDAIDHVGLVTKNLGDGEFATVEGNSNDAVESKTRGTDKVVGFGYPDYAK; this comes from the coding sequence ATGCGCCGCATCACCCGCATCACCAGCACCTTCCAGAACAAGCACAACGCCGTGGCCAGCGCCCTGGTCGCCGGCGCGGTCGCCACCACCGCGCTGACCGTCGCCACCCAGGTCCCCTCCCCGTCCGCCGCCGCGGCCATCGCCGAGCAGGGCGCCAAGGCCCCCAACGGTGCCCGCGCCGAGCTCCTGGCCGACGCCAACGCCGAGGTCAAGGCCGCCAAGAAGGGCGAGAAGAAGGCCAAGCGCGAGGGCAAGACCCTGACCGCCACCAAGATGGTCAAGGCCGAGAACATCATCGCGCTGGCCAAGTCCCAGGTGGGCCACTCCGAGGACGGCGCCGGCAAGAGCAAGTTCGGCCGTTGGTACGCCGGCACCGAGCGCGCCAAGGAGACCATGCAGCGCGACGCCGGCGGCGGTAGCCCGAAGATCTACGAGGACGCCGCCTGGTGCTCCATGTTCATCTCCTGGCTGGGCGACCGGACCGGGTTCACCGACCAGATGGGCGCCGACGCCTGGACCATCGAGCACGCCGAGTGGTTCAAGGACAAGGGCCGCTGGGGCACCGAGCCCAAGCCCGGCGCGGTCGTCTTCTTCGACTGGGACGGCGGCAAGAGCATGGACGCCATCGACCACGTCGGCCTGGTCACCAAGAACCTGGGCGACGGCGAGTTCGCCACCGTCGAGGGCAACAGCAACGACGCCGTCGAGTCCAAGACCCGCGGCACCGACAAGGTCGTCGGGTTCGGTTACCCCGACTACGCCAAGTGA
- a CDS encoding C40 family peptidase, with protein sequence MALPVTTVGAEPTPPSASSVQKQLDKLNEQVDKLVEKYNQAGEDLKTAKAKLKAATNAAKIERADFDKARRRVAQMAADAYKNGDMADLKTFVAGGDPQVLLDQNAVFTHLSRNRSSELTVYLAAAQRLQRRQAQAQEAYNDVRRRHADLKGQKKKVEKAINDQEKLLRRLGVPPDRPRSGGGGTYNGPASGSARVALQYAYAQLGKPYVYGGSGPNGYDCSGLMMRSWGAAGVNLPRTTYSQRSATKTVSRSNLQPGDLVFFSSLGHVGMYVGNGQMIHAPRTGKNVEVVPITSGYYASNFHSAGRP encoded by the coding sequence GTGGCACTCCCCGTCACCACCGTGGGGGCGGAACCCACCCCGCCCTCGGCCTCGTCGGTGCAGAAGCAGCTCGACAAGCTGAACGAGCAGGTCGACAAGCTGGTGGAGAAGTACAACCAGGCCGGCGAGGACCTGAAGACCGCCAAGGCCAAGCTGAAGGCGGCCACGAACGCCGCCAAGATCGAGCGGGCCGACTTCGACAAGGCCCGTCGCCGGGTGGCCCAGATGGCCGCCGACGCCTACAAGAACGGCGACATGGCCGATCTGAAGACCTTCGTCGCCGGCGGCGACCCGCAGGTGCTCCTCGACCAGAACGCGGTCTTCACGCACCTGTCCCGCAACCGCAGCAGCGAGCTGACGGTGTACCTGGCCGCCGCCCAGCGCCTGCAGCGCCGCCAGGCCCAGGCGCAGGAGGCCTACAACGACGTCCGGCGGCGGCACGCCGACCTCAAGGGCCAGAAGAAGAAGGTCGAGAAGGCGATCAACGACCAGGAGAAGCTCCTGCGTCGTCTGGGCGTCCCCCCGGACCGGCCCCGCAGCGGTGGTGGCGGCACGTACAACGGCCCGGCCAGCGGCTCGGCGCGCGTGGCCCTGCAGTACGCCTACGCCCAGCTCGGCAAGCCGTACGTGTACGGGGGCTCCGGGCCGAACGGCTACGACTGCTCGGGTCTGATGATGCGCTCCTGGGGCGCCGCCGGGGTCAACCTGCCGCGCACCACGTACTCGCAGCGCAGCGCCACCAAGACGGTCTCCAGGAGCAACCTGCAGCCGGGCGACCTGGTGTTCTTCAGCAGCCTCGGCCACGTGGGCATGTACGTGGGCAACGGCCAGATGATCCACGCCCCGCGGACCGGCAAGAACGTCGAGGTCGTCCCCATCACCTCGGGCTACTACGCCTCGAACTTCCACAGCGCCGGGCGTCCGTAG
- a CDS encoding NYN domain-containing protein, producing MRLRSNFAWNAGENPVCTPSGAAEPGRSTIIDSGPETPEVPREPPERLDGPLPEAVRLRVVEAAADVIGTLPMDEVPAPLRPFARWERRKRARHAGRHIAPLLERDAVFREKVAVPVRAARPELVDAVEADAVPPAADPIEIAVIAYLVRPPGWPRMVEAARKELERSASAAEDEAHERRISALQEELTAARTGRAQEVERLRTELREAKAEISDLRRRLHEERVAARAARQRADALAAETERERAAAKEAGATADKELRKLRARLAQAEATAENAKRAAREGRNVDDVRLRMLVDTLVDAAQGVRRELALPSMIARPADVVGSVAPERPAHRTLPGRALPDDDPQLLDRLLTLPRVHLIIDGYNVTKAGYGELPLSDQRGRLVSGLGGLAAQTGAEMTCVFDGAELDAPVVMAAPRGVRVRFSRPGQTADELIGELVRAEPPGRPVVVVSSDREVADAARRAEARPAPSRLLLRRLGRT from the coding sequence ATGCGTTTGCGATCGAACTTTGCGTGGAACGCCGGTGAGAACCCGGTTTGCACGCCGTCCGGCGCGGCCGAGCCTGGGAGGAGCACGATCATCGACAGCGGCCCGGAAACCCCCGAGGTCCCGCGCGAGCCGCCGGAACGGCTCGACGGCCCGCTGCCGGAGGCGGTGCGCCTTCGGGTGGTGGAGGCCGCCGCCGACGTGATCGGGACGCTGCCGATGGACGAGGTGCCCGCGCCGCTGCGCCCGTTCGCCCGCTGGGAGCGCCGCAAACGCGCCAGGCACGCCGGACGCCACATCGCCCCGCTCCTCGAACGGGACGCCGTGTTCCGGGAGAAGGTCGCGGTCCCCGTGCGGGCGGCCCGCCCCGAGTTGGTCGACGCGGTGGAGGCGGACGCCGTCCCCCCGGCCGCCGACCCGATCGAGATCGCCGTCATCGCCTACCTCGTCCGCCCCCCGGGGTGGCCGCGCATGGTGGAGGCGGCCCGTAAGGAGTTGGAGCGCTCGGCCAGCGCCGCCGAGGACGAGGCGCACGAGCGCCGGATCTCCGCGCTGCAGGAGGAGCTGACCGCCGCCCGCACCGGACGCGCCCAAGAGGTGGAGCGGCTGCGCACGGAGCTGCGCGAGGCCAAGGCGGAGATCTCCGACCTGCGCCGCAGGCTGCACGAGGAGCGGGTGGCCGCCCGGGCCGCGCGGCAGCGGGCCGACGCGCTGGCGGCCGAGACCGAGCGGGAGCGCGCCGCCGCCAAGGAGGCCGGCGCCACCGCCGACAAGGAGCTGCGCAAACTGCGTGCGAGGCTGGCGCAGGCCGAGGCCACCGCGGAGAACGCCAAACGCGCCGCCCGGGAGGGCCGCAACGTCGACGACGTCCGGCTGCGGATGCTGGTGGACACGCTGGTCGACGCGGCCCAGGGCGTGCGGCGGGAGCTGGCGCTGCCGTCGATGATCGCCCGCCCGGCCGACGTGGTGGGCTCCGTCGCCCCCGAACGCCCCGCCCACCGCACGCTGCCCGGCCGGGCGCTGCCCGACGACGACCCGCAACTGCTGGACCGGCTGTTGACCCTGCCCCGGGTGCATCTGATCATCGACGGCTACAACGTCACCAAGGCCGGGTACGGCGAGTTGCCGCTGTCCGACCAGCGGGGCCGGCTGGTGAGCGGCCTCGGCGGGCTGGCCGCGCAGACCGGCGCCGAGATGACCTGCGTGTTCGACGGCGCGGAACTGGACGCCCCCGTGGTGATGGCCGCCCCGCGCGGTGTCCGGGTGCGGTTCAGCAGGCCGGGGCAGACCGCCGACGAACTGATCGGCGAGCTGGTCCGGGCCGAGCCCCCCGGACGGCCCGTGGTCGTGGTCTCCTCCGACCGCGAGGTCGCCGACGCCGCCCGACGCGCGGAGGCCCGGCCCGCGCCCTCCCGGCTGCTGCTGCGCCGCCTCGGCCGCACCTGA
- a CDS encoding DEDD exonuclease domain-containing protein, with protein MTTDRIADWAAGRTAPGVQGTLDDLGTPLADVTFVVVDLETTGGSPAESAITEIGAVKVRGGEHLGEFGTLVDPGAPIPPFITVLTGITQQMVTAAPRIESVLPAFLEFARGCVLVAHNAPFDMGFLRAACASHGYAWPSFPVVDTADLARRVLTRDEVPNCRLGTLARFFRAGTEPCHRALADAKATVDVLHGLIERIGSFGVQSLEEMRAFAKTPTPDQQRKRHLADGMPSAPGVYLFEDAHGEVLYVGKSGDLRTRVRSYFTASETRRRVREMVGLAESVRPIVCATGLEAEVRELRLIAEHKPRYNRRSKFPERALWLKLTLSEAFPRLSIVRECRDDEAVYLGPFGSTRVAEEARAALHEAVPLRQCTQRLTPRLIEQGRARGCVLGEIGRCGAPCEGREPPDAYARHADTARSIMEGDVRPVLAAAQVRIDRLAVELRYEEAAAQRDRLAAFVRAAARAQRLAALAGCPQLVAARPGFGGGWDLAVVRHGRLAGTGTIPRGAHPWPYVDAVVATSETVFPAPGPAGSATAEEMECVLRWLDGPGARLVEVDGTWSCPVHGAEGLRARIDRAYAPVDHERDTRRPGRPLR; from the coding sequence ATGACGACTGACCGGATCGCCGACTGGGCCGCCGGGCGGACGGCCCCTGGCGTGCAGGGCACCCTCGACGATCTCGGCACCCCCTTGGCGGACGTCACCTTCGTCGTGGTGGACCTGGAGACCACCGGGGGCTCCCCGGCCGAGTCCGCGATCACCGAGATCGGCGCGGTCAAGGTGCGCGGCGGCGAGCACCTCGGCGAGTTCGGCACCCTGGTCGACCCCGGCGCCCCCATCCCGCCGTTCATCACCGTGCTGACCGGCATCACCCAGCAGATGGTCACCGCCGCGCCGCGCATCGAGTCGGTGCTGCCCGCGTTCCTGGAGTTCGCCCGCGGCTGCGTCCTGGTCGCCCACAACGCCCCCTTCGACATGGGCTTCCTGCGGGCCGCCTGCGCCTCCCACGGCTACGCCTGGCCGTCGTTCCCGGTGGTCGACACCGCCGACCTGGCCCGCCGGGTGCTCACCCGCGACGAGGTGCCCAACTGCCGGCTCGGCACCCTGGCGCGGTTCTTCCGCGCCGGCACCGAGCCGTGCCACCGCGCGCTCGCCGACGCCAAGGCGACCGTCGACGTGCTGCACGGGCTGATCGAGCGGATCGGGTCCTTCGGCGTGCAGTCCCTGGAGGAGATGCGGGCCTTCGCCAAGACCCCCACCCCCGACCAGCAGCGCAAGCGCCACCTGGCCGACGGCATGCCCAGCGCCCCGGGCGTCTACCTGTTCGAGGACGCCCATGGCGAGGTCCTCTACGTGGGCAAGAGCGGCGACCTCCGCACCCGGGTGCGCTCCTACTTCACGGCGTCCGAGACGCGTCGGCGGGTGCGCGAGATGGTCGGATTGGCCGAGAGCGTCCGGCCGATCGTGTGCGCCACCGGTCTGGAGGCGGAGGTCCGCGAGCTGCGGTTGATCGCCGAGCACAAGCCCCGCTACAACCGGCGGTCGAAGTTCCCCGAGCGGGCGCTGTGGCTCAAGCTCACCCTCTCCGAGGCGTTCCCGCGCCTGTCGATCGTCCGCGAGTGCCGCGACGACGAGGCGGTCTACCTCGGTCCCTTCGGCTCGACCCGGGTCGCCGAGGAGGCGCGCGCCGCACTGCACGAGGCGGTGCCGCTGCGCCAGTGCACCCAGCGGCTGACACCCCGGCTGATCGAGCAGGGCCGGGCCCGCGGATGCGTTCTCGGCGAGATCGGCCGCTGCGGGGCGCCCTGCGAGGGGCGCGAGCCCCCCGACGCGTACGCCCGGCACGCCGACACGGCCCGCAGCATCATGGAGGGCGACGTGCGCCCCGTGCTCGCCGCCGCCCAGGTCCGCATCGACCGCCTCGCCGTCGAGCTCCGTTACGAGGAGGCGGCGGCCCAGCGCGACCGGCTGGCGGCGTTCGTCCGGGCGGCGGCCCGGGCCCAGCGCCTGGCCGCGCTCGCCGGATGCCCCCAGCTCGTGGCCGCCCGCCCCGGGTTCGGCGGCGGCTGGGACCTGGCGGTGGTCCGTCACGGCAGGCTCGCCGGCACCGGGACGATCCCGCGCGGCGCGCACCCCTGGCCCTACGTGGACGCGGTCGTCGCCACCTCCGAGACCGTCTTCCCCGCGCCGGGCCCGGCGGGCAGCGCCACCGCCGAGGAGATGGAGTGCGTGCTGCGCTGGCTCGACGGTCCCGGCGCCCGGCTGGTGGAGGTCGACGGCACCTGGAGCTGTCCCGTCCACGGGGCCGAGGGGCTGCGCGCCCGGATCGACCGCGCCTACGCCCCGGTCGACCACGAACGCGACACCCGCCGCCCCGGGCGGCCACTAAGGTGA